In a single window of the Anaerotruncus rubiinfantis genome:
- the hemW gene encoding radical SAM family heme chaperone HemW produces the protein MRELLVTFRSPEKSLVVRGETRRSVQLEEGDFMSCKGLYIHVPFCERKCPYCDFYSVKADQTLMDAYTARVIHMLKTQPFGVRELETVYFGGGTPSALGGKRLARMMEAVFSAFTVAPDAEITVECNPHSALAPELVLMRRAGISRLSIGMQSVSDRQLRLLGRPHTASDVAQAAQAARRAGFEHLSFDLMLATPGQTLADIDEAVRFASELGAEHLSAYLLKVEDGTPFAARHIELECPDGDGQADYYRHAVETLAAYEYEQYEISNFARDGRTARHNLKYWRCEEYLGVGPSAHSFVNGRRFYFPRDLTGFLAAENPFGLLVDDGSGGDAEEFLMLRLRLADGVRFSTLSKHYPDYDLTALCERARRIPSRFLTRDEAGIRLTPEGFLLSNTIIGELLT, from the coding sequence TTGCGCGAACTTTTGGTGACTTTTCGTTCGCCCGAAAAGTCGCTCGTGGTGCGCGGCGAAACACGCAGGAGCGTACAATTGGAAGAAGGTGATTTCATGTCCTGCAAGGGTCTATACATTCACGTACCATTCTGTGAGCGCAAATGTCCCTACTGCGATTTCTATTCGGTGAAGGCGGACCAGACGCTGATGGATGCCTACACCGCACGGGTGATCCACATGCTCAAAACGCAGCCGTTCGGCGTGCGGGAGCTGGAGACGGTCTATTTTGGCGGCGGCACCCCTTCGGCGCTGGGCGGGAAACGGCTCGCGCGGATGATGGAGGCGGTTTTTTCCGCATTCACAGTTGCACCGGATGCGGAAATCACAGTGGAATGCAACCCGCATTCGGCGCTTGCCCCCGAACTTGTTTTGATGCGGCGGGCTGGGATCAGCCGGCTCTCGATCGGGATGCAGAGCGTCAGCGACCGTCAGCTTCGGCTGCTGGGACGGCCGCATACCGCGTCCGATGTGGCACAGGCGGCACAGGCGGCGCGAAGGGCCGGGTTCGAGCATCTTTCGTTCGATCTGATGCTCGCGACGCCTGGGCAGACTCTCGCGGATATTGACGAGGCGGTGCGGTTTGCATCCGAACTCGGCGCGGAACATCTGTCCGCTTATCTGCTCAAGGTGGAGGATGGCACGCCGTTCGCGGCGCGCCATATTGAGCTGGAATGTCCAGATGGCGATGGGCAGGCCGATTATTACCGGCACGCGGTTGAGACGCTTGCCGCATATGAATATGAGCAATATGAAATCAGCAACTTCGCGCGGGATGGCCGGACCGCGCGTCACAATCTCAAGTACTGGCGCTGTGAGGAATATCTTGGGGTCGGGCCATCCGCGCATTCCTTTGTGAATGGCCGGCGGTTCTATTTCCCGCGCGATCTCACGGGGTTTCTCGCGGCAGAAAATCCGTTTGGCCTGCTGGTTGACGACGGGTCGGGCGGCGACGCCGAGGAGTTTCTAATGCTTAGGCTGCGGCTCGCCGATGGGGTGCGTTTTTCCACACTTTCCAAGCATTATCCGGATTATGATCTGACCGCGCTGTGCGAACGCGCGCGCCGGATTCCCTCCAGGTTCCTTACGCGCGATGAGGCAGGGATTCGGCTCACACCGGAAGGATTCCTGCTTTCCAACACCATCATCGGGGAGCTGCTCACATGA